The sequence ATCTTTCATCGGTAAATCCAATTCTCTTTTTATTCGCCGTCTTGTTGTAAAAACGGTTTCATCTTTAACGGGGTTATATCCTTCTTTTTCATATTCTTCCCAATACAAACCCATACCGCGTTTTTGCCAGTTAGGTAATTCATTGAAGTTAATTCCATGTTGAAATAATAATTCGTTTTTATCGGCTACCGATAAACCTTCCATAATGCTAGTAGCTTTGCGTGCTGTTTGTCCATCCCCACGCAAGCACCAATAACTGTGAGAATTAAGAGAATTTCGATGAGCATCTTGCTGTCTCCACCGGAAGTAATCTATTACTTGTTGAGTATTTGCAAGTTGAGAAATCCGACAGTCAAAACAACCCATATCTCCTAAAAGTAAGGAAAATTTAGCGCTCGCTTCTCCTGCTAAGACTGAGTTGATTTTGCGAGTTTTACGATTAAATGTTTCATCTTCTAAGCTAAATAGTAGAGAAATTTCATCACTTTGGGTATAACCATAAATAATATCAAAGCCGCTATTGATTAAATGCTCTACGGTATCTAACATATAGTCGCGGAAACGTTCATCGTAGGGAGCTTTAAATTTATGAACGTCTTTTGTTAAGCGAGTAAAACCGCGTCCATCTAATCTTGCTACGATATAAATCCCTGGTAATACGCAATAATCGTGAGCGGTTTCAAATACCCGCATTTTGGTATCTAGTTCGTCAAATTTCACGATTCCACTCCTCAACGATAAATGAATAATCTGGACGGGTTTTTACCGAGTATATTGCATCAAATCCTTCGGTGTAACTCGGTAAAGCTAATTTTTTGTAAGTTGATAAGATTCCTACTAAAGGAATTACTTTTTTACCGGAGCGTTGACTGTTACGTTGCTTGCAATCTTCTAAATTTGAATTAAAGTAATATCCTAACAGTTGAAAACCTTGTGCTTTGGCTGGAATAATGTAGCGTTGTCTATCTTCTACTGTAGGATTAGTGTTATCTATCACAAATCTTTGTTTTGCTGATAAACAAGCTTGAAAAATCAGCTTTTCTCGGTGACGAGTTTTGAGCATATCAAGATTAATTCTGATATGAGTATCGAGAAAGTATTCGCGATAAAAAGTTGATTTACCCGCTCCTTGAATACCGATGAATATGATTGCCTGCATTTTGTTGTATTAGTTTTCTCGTTTTCATTAAACCTTTGACTTATAAGTAGCAAGTGACGAGTATAGAAAATTCTACTTACATAATTGCTTGCTGATGATTTTTTTCATCGATACTTCCCTAGTTTTTCCCTATTCGTAGACTAAATTATAAATGAAATAAATAATTAGTCATATCGTAAATTATGAGCTTAACCGAACTTGAAGTAGTTTTAGAACAATTACGTAACTTTACTTGGGGAGAAACTCCAAGTGAAATGCGTGCTAATTTTGAAGCCGGTTTTTCAATGCCGTCTCATCCTACAGCGACAGTATCTGAAGTCAATTGTAATGGTGTAATAGCAGATTTAATCTCAACCCCAAAAGCAGCAAAAGACAAAATCATTTTGTATCTACATGGTGGTGGATTTATGGTTGGGAATCGCAAAACTTATCGACGATTAGCTAGCGATTTATCAGCAGCAAGCAACGCTCAAGTATTGTTAATCGAATACCGACTAGCTCCGGAATATCCTTTCCCCGCAGCACTCGAAGATACTTTAATCGCCTATAATTGGTTAATCAAAGAACGTGGTTTTAATTCTAATCAAATTGCTGTAGCTGGCGATTCTGCTGGCGGAAATTTAGCGCTTTCTTTGCTAATTTCGTTACGTTCTAATTGTGAATCTCTTCCCGTCGCAACGTTGTTAATATCGCCTCTTACAGATATGCAAAGAACTGGCAAAACGGTTCAAACCAAAGCTGAATTTGACCTGATGGTGTCGCCACAGTTATTAGATACAGTGGTAAATTTGTATTTGCCCGACGGTAACTTTAGTAACCCAATAGTTTCGCCAATATTTGCTGATTTATCGGGTTTACCACCAATGTTAATTCACGTGGGTAGCCAAGAAGTTCTCCTTGATGATTCGCTGCGATTAGCACGTCAAGCGGCTTTGAGTAATGTTTCAGTTGAACTTAAAGTTTGGAAAGATATGATTCACTGCTTGCATTTATTTGCACCGATTCTTACCGAAGGAAGTGAGGCGATCGCACAAGCTGGAGATTTTCTTAAATATTATCTCAATTAGAGGATGTTGAAAACGAAAGAGGATTATCAAATTCCGTAGAGACGTAGTACTGCTAAGTCTCTACATATTTTCTTGTTTTATTGTTAATTAATAACTGAAAACACAACCATTTGTGTCGGTGAACCTACTTCTAAATCTTCCTCTCCTATATTTTTCAATTCTACGCTATAACTAAATTTTTCTCCTACTTTTTTTGCCCAGTTTTGAAATTCTACTCTTGTCCATTCAAAGCGATGGTCTTTATGACGTAATTTCCCTGCTGGTAGACTTTCAAATTTAACGTTATATTCTATATTTGGTGTGGTTACTATTGCTATTTGCGGTCTTGCAAATTCAAATAAAACTCTTTCAAATGCACTCAATCGGGGCAAATCAAGATGCTCTATAACTTCAATTACCGCAGCCGCATCGTATCCGGTAATGCGTTTATCTCTGTAAGTTAAACTACCTTGAATCAACTGTAATTTTTCCCATTGATTGCGAGGTAAATACAAACGATCTAATCTTTCTTTAGTAATTTCTAAAGAGCGATAGGAAACGTCTACTCCAGTAACTTTTTCAAAATAAGTGTCTTTCAAAAGTAATTTAAGTAAATTTCCTTGCCCGCAACCCAAATCGACAACTTGTTTGGCATTATTCTGTTTTAATACTTCTACAACTGAATTCAAACGCTGTTGATTTAAACTTAAGGGTTTTTCTACAGCTGCTTCTTCTTTATCGTGATTTTCTTCAGCACTGTCTGGATCTGGTTCGTTGGGTTCGGTTAGTTGCGCTAAAGCTGCACGAGTTAA comes from Rivularia sp. PCC 7116 and encodes:
- a CDS encoding 3' terminal RNA ribose 2'-O-methyltransferase Hen1 — encoded protein: MLLTIATTHQPATDLGYLLHKHPNRCQSFSLPFGEAHVFYPEANEQRCTAALLLDINPVKLVRKRTLTLDAYVNDRPYVASSFFSVAISQVFGTALGGRCKDKPELVETAIPLVAKISVLPCHGSEGFLRELFEPLGYQVSLQNYPLDETFPDWGESKYFTVELENTLPLSLLLSHLYVLIPVLDNNKHYWVNEEEVEKLLRHGEGWLKEHPLKEEITKRYLKRQYRLTRAALAQLTEPNEPDPDSAEENHDKEEAAVEKPLSLNQQRLNSVVEVLKQNNAKQVVDLGCGQGNLLKLLLKDTYFEKVTGVDVSYRSLEITKERLDRLYLPRNQWEKLQLIQGSLTYRDKRITGYDAAAVIEVIEHLDLPRLSAFERVLFEFARPQIAIVTTPNIEYNVKFESLPAGKLRHKDHRFEWTRVEFQNWAKKVGEKFSYSVELKNIGEEDLEVGSPTQMVVFSVIN
- a CDS encoding tRNA(His) guanylyltransferase Thg1 family protein, producing the protein MKFDELDTKMRVFETAHDYCVLPGIYIVARLDGRGFTRLTKDVHKFKAPYDERFRDYMLDTVEHLINSGFDIIYGYTQSDEISLLFSLEDETFNRKTRKINSVLAGEASAKFSLLLGDMGCFDCRISQLANTQQVIDYFRWRQQDAHRNSLNSHSYWCLRGDGQTARKATSIMEGLSVADKNELLFQHGINFNELPNWQKRGMGLYWEEYEKEGYNPVKDETVFTTRRRIKRELDLPMKDDYSQFIGKIIGY
- a CDS encoding AAA family ATPase, with translation MQAIIFIGIQGAGKSTFYREYFLDTHIRINLDMLKTRHREKLIFQACLSAKQRFVIDNTNPTVEDRQRYIIPAKAQGFQLLGYYFNSNLEDCKQRNSQRSGKKVIPLVGILSTYKKLALPSYTEGFDAIYSVKTRPDYSFIVEEWNREI
- a CDS encoding alpha/beta hydrolase; protein product: MSLTELEVVLEQLRNFTWGETPSEMRANFEAGFSMPSHPTATVSEVNCNGVIADLISTPKAAKDKIILYLHGGGFMVGNRKTYRRLASDLSAASNAQVLLIEYRLAPEYPFPAALEDTLIAYNWLIKERGFNSNQIAVAGDSAGGNLALSLLISLRSNCESLPVATLLISPLTDMQRTGKTVQTKAEFDLMVSPQLLDTVVNLYLPDGNFSNPIVSPIFADLSGLPPMLIHVGSQEVLLDDSLRLARQAALSNVSVELKVWKDMIHCLHLFAPILTEGSEAIAQAGDFLKYYLN